A window of Amycolatopsis australiensis contains these coding sequences:
- a CDS encoding glycosyltransferase family 2 protein — translation MPRTAAPPAPRTAPVLAIVVCHNGENWLPLALSSLRRSTVRPRHVLAVDTGSTDATPRLLAEAVADPGPDTAPVLSGIVTLPGDTGFAAAVAAAVEHATERWGDPGSWLWLLHDDCAPEPDCLDELLRVATATPSATVLGPLGLDWTDPRLIVEAGLSTDASGHRQQIAALGEEPAEVLAVPSAGSLVRRDAWDDLGGFDPDFPLLREDLDFGWRANAAGGIVLSVPTARVRHARAVTTGQRTADALAGPLAAANRAHGLRVFLVNCSPFSFWLGMIRLPLLSVLRALAFFLLRRTGEARAEFAAATYLLGGRGGLRAARARRRRNPRPGTVRGLFTGRWTRLRNAARAGVVGLVRRGVENDVALGRVPETVETESAWVTPEALDARETRPVGPDALPAGALRGLSSRGSGLRRPGTLVAVALPETPAPEPAAETEEPAEEPELVFVEVNRRRVLAATIFAPPVVLLVVMTALGLVVNRARLGLDLFGGKLLPVGGLGELWSSYLAPWHAVAGGTGAPASATLPVLGTLGAVFAPLGGPAALVAILLLGDIPLAALSAYAATRRLRVRRWVRAVVAAAYALLPAATAGVAQGRLDVVVVHLVLPPVAAGIAGLLTRADTRWLHVSALSAIGVALLGAFSPLAHGLALAGLLVGFVVLPAPTGLARRIASVGIVVLLPLALLLPWPTVLLRHPELLVQGLGGAAPGVSGTDLAGLDPGGPGAWPIGVAVIAAALIAIVVRPTKLAAGGLALAALGAGGLVLVRLVTATPMQGGPAAHGYAGVPLLLVGAGLLWVVLGSWQRGGADGVPAAWLPKVFAVAGVAVFLALAAGAVVVGADGPLRAGARPALAPEVSAELAASGRSVLDLAPDATRQIGGRLPHYGDDELAPAPGTPTRLAAWRRDLGQGDAAAVQRSIAAAAAAGVQFVVLPPGVDPQAYVPPAKDLVSVAAPTSDGRGVLRLLPPAGQVILISPEQAKAAVTGGGAPGNAPGVAPVQAGLPDVRVRVSDGPTGRLLVLAAEQEAGWRATVAGKAVPIVPAWGHQVAVSVPPASSEVTVSFPGTERNLLLLLQLAAVLFTLLTAVPARRR, via the coding sequence TCCACCGACGCGACCCCGCGGCTGCTCGCCGAAGCCGTCGCCGATCCCGGGCCCGACACGGCCCCCGTGCTTTCCGGCATCGTCACACTGCCGGGTGACACCGGCTTCGCCGCCGCGGTCGCCGCCGCCGTCGAGCACGCCACCGAACGCTGGGGCGACCCCGGCTCGTGGCTGTGGCTGCTGCACGACGACTGCGCCCCCGAACCCGACTGCCTGGACGAGCTCCTGCGCGTCGCCACCGCCACCCCGTCGGCGACCGTCCTCGGCCCGCTCGGGCTCGACTGGACCGACCCGCGGCTGATCGTCGAAGCCGGCCTCTCCACCGACGCGTCCGGCCACCGCCAGCAGATCGCCGCGCTCGGCGAAGAGCCCGCCGAGGTGCTCGCCGTGCCGAGCGCCGGCTCGCTCGTCCGCCGCGACGCCTGGGACGACCTCGGCGGCTTCGACCCGGATTTCCCGTTGCTGCGCGAGGATCTCGACTTCGGCTGGCGCGCCAACGCCGCCGGCGGGATCGTCCTGTCCGTGCCGACCGCGCGGGTGCGGCACGCCCGCGCCGTCACCACCGGGCAGCGCACGGCCGACGCGCTCGCCGGGCCGCTCGCCGCCGCGAACCGCGCACACGGGCTGCGCGTGTTCCTCGTGAACTGCTCGCCGTTTTCCTTCTGGCTGGGCATGATCCGGCTCCCGCTGCTGTCGGTGCTGCGCGCGCTCGCGTTCTTCCTGCTGCGCCGCACCGGCGAGGCGCGGGCGGAGTTCGCCGCCGCGACGTACCTCCTCGGCGGACGCGGCGGATTGCGCGCCGCACGGGCCCGGCGGCGGCGGAATCCGCGGCCGGGAACGGTTCGCGGGCTCTTCACCGGACGGTGGACGCGGCTGCGCAACGCCGCCCGCGCCGGCGTCGTCGGGCTGGTCCGGCGGGGTGTCGAGAACGACGTCGCGCTCGGCCGAGTGCCCGAAACCGTCGAAACCGAGTCCGCGTGGGTGACCCCGGAAGCGCTCGACGCGCGCGAGACCCGTCCGGTCGGGCCGGACGCGCTGCCCGCGGGCGCGCTGCGCGGGCTCAGCTCGCGCGGCTCCGGGCTACGCCGCCCGGGCACGCTCGTCGCCGTCGCACTGCCGGAGACACCCGCGCCGGAGCCGGCCGCCGAGACCGAGGAACCCGCCGAAGAGCCGGAACTCGTCTTCGTCGAAGTGAACCGGCGCCGGGTGCTCGCCGCGACGATCTTCGCGCCGCCGGTCGTGCTGCTCGTCGTGATGACCGCGCTGGGCCTGGTCGTCAACCGCGCCCGGCTCGGCCTCGACCTCTTCGGCGGCAAGCTGCTGCCCGTCGGCGGGCTGGGGGAGCTGTGGTCGTCGTACCTGGCGCCGTGGCACGCGGTCGCGGGCGGCACCGGCGCGCCCGCGTCGGCGACGCTGCCGGTGCTCGGCACGCTCGGCGCGGTGTTCGCGCCGCTCGGCGGCCCGGCCGCGCTGGTCGCGATCCTGCTCCTCGGCGACATCCCGCTGGCCGCGCTGAGCGCGTACGCGGCGACACGGCGGCTTCGCGTGCGCCGGTGGGTCCGCGCGGTCGTCGCCGCGGCGTACGCGCTGCTGCCGGCCGCGACCGCCGGGGTGGCGCAGGGCCGGCTCGACGTCGTCGTCGTGCACCTCGTGCTGCCGCCCGTCGCCGCGGGCATCGCCGGGCTGCTGACGCGCGCGGACACGCGGTGGCTGCACGTGTCGGCGCTGTCGGCGATCGGGGTGGCGCTGCTGGGCGCGTTCTCGCCACTGGCGCACGGGCTCGCGCTCGCCGGTCTGCTCGTCGGGTTCGTCGTGCTGCCCGCGCCGACCGGGCTGGCGCGGCGGATCGCGTCGGTCGGGATCGTGGTGCTGCTGCCGCTGGCGCTGCTGCTGCCGTGGCCGACCGTGCTGCTGCGGCATCCGGAACTGCTGGTGCAGGGCCTCGGCGGGGCGGCACCCGGCGTCTCCGGCACCGACCTGGCCGGGCTGGATCCCGGCGGGCCGGGCGCGTGGCCGATCGGGGTCGCGGTGATCGCGGCGGCGCTGATCGCGATCGTCGTCCGGCCGACGAAGCTCGCCGCCGGCGGGCTGGCGCTCGCCGCGCTGGGCGCGGGCGGATTGGTCCTGGTCCGGCTGGTCACCGCCACGCCGATGCAGGGCGGCCCGGCGGCCCACGGCTACGCGGGCGTGCCGTTGCTGCTCGTCGGCGCGGGACTGCTGTGGGTGGTGCTCGGCTCGTGGCAGCGCGGCGGGGCGGACGGTGTCCCGGCGGCCTGGCTGCCGAAGGTGTTCGCCGTCGCCGGGGTCGCGGTGTTCCTCGCGTTGGCGGCCGGCGCGGTGGTGGTCGGCGCCGACGGGCCGCTTCGCGCCGGTGCCCGGCCCGCGCTCGCGCCGGAGGTTTCCGCCGAGCTCGCGGCTTCCGGCCGTTCGGTGCTGGACCTGGCCCCGGACGCGACCCGCCAGATCGGCGGCCGCCTGCCCCACTACGGCGACGACGAACTGGCCCCGGCCCCTGGCACGCCCACGCGACTGGCCGCCTGGCGCCGGGACCTCGGCCAGGGCGACGCGGCGGCGGTCCAGCGTTCGATCGCCGCCGCGGCCGCCGCGGGGGTGCAGTTCGTGGTGCTGCCCCCGGGCGTCGACCCGCAGGCGTACGTGCCGCCGGCCAAGGACCTGGTGTCGGTGGCGGCGCCGACGTCGGACGGCCGCGGGGTGCTCCGCCTGCTGCCCCCGGCGGGCCAGGTGATCTTGATCTCGCCGGAACAGGCGAAGGCGGCGGTGACGGGCGGCGGCGCACCGGGCAACGCGCCGGGGGTCGCGCCGGTGCAGGCGGGGCTGCCGGACGTGCGGGTGCGCGTCTCGGACGGCCCGACCGGGCGGCTCCTGGTGCTGGCGGCCGAGCAGGAGGCGGGCTGGAGGGCGACGGTGGCCGGCAAGGCGGTGCCGATCGTGCCGGCGTGGGGTCACCAGGTGGCGGTGTCGGTGCCCCCGGCGTCGTCGGAGGTGACGGTCTCGTTCCCGGGCACCGAGCGCAACCTGTTGCTGCTGCTCCAGCTGGCGGCGGTGCTGTTCACGCTCCTGACGGCGGTCCCGGCCCGCCGCCGCTGA
- a CDS encoding metallopeptidase family protein → MATARDYRQRRRLRRDRHGRGLRGTLYPATLPAAASRAERFDALVLDALEPIEARWRQELTKLDVAVDDVPEVRENGRAPSDGVLHDGQVPLSRLVPAGVDRTGMPTRARIVLYRRPLEARAKDPSELADLVHDVLVEQVAGYLGVEPDVIEGE, encoded by the coding sequence GTGGCGACGGCTCGTGACTACCGACAGCGGCGGCGCCTGCGACGGGACCGGCACGGCCGGGGCCTGCGCGGGACGCTGTACCCGGCGACCCTGCCCGCCGCCGCGAGCCGCGCGGAACGGTTCGACGCGCTGGTGCTCGACGCGCTGGAGCCGATCGAGGCGCGCTGGCGTCAGGAGCTGACGAAGCTCGACGTGGCGGTCGACGACGTGCCGGAGGTCCGCGAGAACGGCCGGGCGCCGTCGGACGGCGTGCTGCACGACGGCCAGGTGCCGTTGTCGCGGCTGGTCCCGGCCGGGGTCGACCGCACGGGAATGCCGACGCGCGCCCGGATCGTGCTGTACCGGCGGCCGCTGGAGGCGCGGGCGAAGGACCCGTCGGAGCTGGCCGACCTGGTGCACGACGTGCTGGTGGAGCAGGTGGCGGGCTACCTCGGCGTGGAACCGGACGTCATCGAAGGCGAGTGA
- a CDS encoding DUF3499 domain-containing protein, translating to MRSVRKCSRTGCLEPAVATLTYAYSDSTAVVGPLATASEPHSYDLCEAHALRLTVPKGWEVVRHEGAFAAPDPSADELTALAEAVREAGRSDKPAPAPEPDGPSGRRGHLRVLPGRA from the coding sequence GTGCGGAGCGTACGGAAGTGTTCGCGTACTGGCTGTCTCGAGCCAGCTGTGGCCACGCTGACGTATGCCTACAGCGACTCCACCGCCGTCGTCGGCCCGCTGGCCACCGCCTCCGAGCCGCATTCGTACGACCTCTGCGAAGCCCACGCGCTGCGGCTGACCGTGCCCAAGGGCTGGGAAGTCGTCCGGCACGAAGGCGCCTTCGCCGCGCCGGACCCGTCGGCCGACGAGCTGACCGCGCTGGCCGAGGCCGTGCGCGAGGCCGGCCGCTCCGACAAACCCGCTCCCGCGCCCGAGCCGGACGGCCCTTCCGGGCGCCGCGGCCACCTGCGGGTCCTGCCGGGCCGCGCCTGA
- a CDS encoding phosphomannomutase/phosphoglucomutase has protein sequence MPDLSGIVKAYDIRGVVGEQLDAALVRDFGAAFALLIKPEAPSVVIGHDMRDSSPGLAAAFAEGVTSQGLDVVSIGLASTDQLYFASGSLNLPGAMFTASHNPAKYNGIKMCRAGASPVGQDTGLAEIRDTVEQGVPEFEGQRGTITERDVLADYAAYLRNLVDLSGSRPLKIVVDAGNGMGGHTVPTVFEGLPIEVVPMYFELDGSFPNHEANPLDPKNIVDLQAKVREVGADAGIAFDGDADRCFIVDERGEPVSPSAITALVAVRELAKDPGGTIIHNLITSKGVPEIVAEHGGKPVRTRVGHSFIKAEMARTGAIFGGEHSAHYYFRDFWRADTGMLAALHVLAALGEQNGPLSELTSAYSRYAASGEINSTVDDQVAKMMAVKDAFGTRSGVEIDELDGLTVQLPGGAWFNLRPSNTEPLLRLNVEAANAEAVQGLVDEVLAIIRS, from the coding sequence GTGCCAGACCTTTCGGGCATCGTGAAGGCCTACGACATTCGCGGCGTGGTCGGCGAGCAGCTCGACGCGGCGCTCGTCCGTGACTTCGGCGCCGCGTTCGCCCTGCTCATCAAGCCGGAGGCGCCTTCGGTGGTGATCGGCCACGACATGCGCGACTCGTCGCCGGGGCTCGCGGCCGCGTTCGCCGAGGGCGTGACCTCGCAGGGCCTCGACGTGGTGAGCATCGGGCTGGCCAGCACCGACCAGCTGTACTTCGCCTCGGGGTCGCTGAACCTGCCGGGCGCGATGTTCACCGCCAGCCACAACCCGGCCAAGTACAACGGCATCAAGATGTGCCGCGCGGGCGCGTCGCCGGTCGGCCAGGACACCGGGCTCGCCGAGATCCGCGACACCGTCGAGCAGGGCGTGCCCGAGTTCGAGGGCCAGCGCGGCACCATCACCGAGCGGGACGTCCTCGCCGACTACGCCGCCTACCTGCGCAACCTGGTCGACCTGTCCGGCAGCCGGCCGCTGAAGATCGTCGTCGACGCCGGCAACGGCATGGGCGGCCACACCGTCCCGACGGTCTTCGAGGGCCTGCCCATCGAGGTCGTGCCGATGTACTTCGAGCTCGACGGCAGCTTCCCGAACCACGAGGCCAACCCGCTCGACCCGAAGAACATCGTCGACCTGCAGGCGAAGGTGCGCGAGGTCGGCGCGGACGCCGGCATCGCCTTCGACGGCGACGCCGACCGCTGCTTCATCGTCGACGAGCGCGGCGAGCCGGTTTCGCCGAGCGCGATCACCGCGCTGGTCGCCGTCCGCGAGCTGGCGAAGGACCCGGGCGGCACGATCATCCACAACCTGATCACGTCGAAGGGTGTGCCGGAGATCGTCGCCGAGCACGGCGGCAAGCCGGTCCGCACCCGCGTCGGGCACTCGTTCATCAAGGCCGAGATGGCCCGCACCGGCGCCATTTTCGGCGGCGAGCACTCGGCGCACTACTACTTCCGCGACTTCTGGCGCGCCGACACCGGCATGCTGGCGGCGCTGCACGTGCTCGCCGCGCTCGGCGAGCAGAACGGCCCGCTGTCCGAGCTGACGAGCGCGTACTCGCGCTACGCGGCTTCGGGCGAGATCAACTCGACCGTGGACGACCAGGTCGCGAAGATGATGGCCGTCAAGGACGCCTTCGGCACCCGCTCGGGCGTCGAGATCGACGAGCTGGACGGCCTGACCGTGCAGCTGCCGGGCGGCGCGTGGTTCAACCTGCGCCCGTCGAACACTGAACCGCTGCTGCGGCTGAACGTCGAAGCCGCGAACGCCGAGGCGGTTCAGGGGCTGGTGGACGAAGTACTCGCGATCATCCGCAGCTGA
- a CDS encoding Trm112 family protein, with amino-acid sequence MAITLDAQLLEILACPSPDHAPLRPGAPDDPEADALTCTECGRVYPVRDGIPVLLLDEATLPGDHGNSDADSA; translated from the coding sequence ATGGCCATCACGCTCGACGCCCAGCTCCTCGAGATCCTGGCGTGCCCGTCGCCCGATCACGCCCCGTTGCGGCCCGGGGCGCCGGACGACCCCGAGGCCGACGCACTGACGTGCACGGAGTGCGGCCGGGTGTACCCGGTCCGTGACGGGATCCCGGTGCTGCTCCTCGACGAGGCCACCTTGCCGGGGGACCACGGAAACTCCGATGCCGACAGTGCTTGA